The Mesorhizobium sp. M3A.F.Ca.ET.080.04.2.1 genome contains the following window.
GGCTGTGCGGGTGCAGATTCCGGAGGGCGTGATCTCGGTCAAGCCGATGCCGAAGCCCGGCTGGACGCTTCAGACCAAGAAGGGCAGATACGAAAAGTCGTACCAGCTCTATGGCGAGACGCTGACCACCGGGGTCAAGGAAGTCGACTGGAGCGGCGGCGATCTACCGGACGAATTCTATGACGAGTTCGTCTTCCGTGCCTCGCTCGCCACCGATCTGCCGGCCGGCCAGATGCTCTACTTCCCGGTCGTGCAGGAATGCGGCGACGCCGCCGATCGCTGGATCGAGATTCCCGCCGCCGGCCAGGATGAGGACGCACTGGAAAATCCGGCGCCCGGCATCAAACTGCTGCCCAAGAAATAGTCTCTTGGTGGCGCGCTCCCACAGCGCGCCACCACTTCGTCATGACAGTATGAAACCAGCTCCCTTGCCATCGACTGCTGCCTCGGGCGGCTTCCGCATCAGGCCATTTGCCAGCCTGCTCGCCGCCTCCATGCTGATGGCGCTGCTGGTCCTGCCTGGCCTCGCCTTCGCCCATGCGGCGCTGCTTTCGACCGACCCAGCCGACGGAGCGGTGCTGGCGCAGAGTCCCACCCAATTCTCGCTGACCTTCAGCGAACCGGTCTCGCCGCTTGTGCTGACCCTCGTGCGGCCCGACGGTACGCAATTCGCGCTGACCTCCTTCCGCCTCGACGGCCAGACGCTTGCGATCGACAACCCCGAAACGCTCAAATCGGGAACGCATGTGCTGAGCTGGCGGGTGGTCTCGGAAGATGGCCATCCGGTCGGCGGCTCCGTGCTGTTTTCCATCGGCGCGCCCGGCGCCGCGCCCGTGGTGAGCGAGACCGTCGATTGGTCGCTGCGAATTGCGATCTGGGCCGGCAAGCTGTTTCTTTATGCCGGCCTGTTTCTCGGTGTCGGCGGCGCTTTCGCCTTTGGCTGGCTGGACGGCGCGAGGCATTGCGGCCAGCGCTTCGTCATTGGCGCGGTGCTCTGCGGACTGGTCGCGGCACCGATCTCGCTTGGCCTGCAGGGCCTCGACGCGCTCGGCGCACCGCTCGCCCGGATCGCGCAGCCGGCGGTCTGGAAGGCCGCGCTTGCGACCAGCTTCAGCTGGACTGTGCTCGTCGCCTTGATCGCGTTCGGATTGGCATTGCTGTCGCTGCTGGGTCCGCCCGTCTCCCGCAAGCTGCTTGCCCTGGCCGGGCTTGCCGGTGTCGGCGCGGCTCTCGCCGCCAGCGGCCATGCGAGCGCCGCCGAGCCGCAATGGCTGACGCGGCCGCTGGTTTTCCTGCACGCTTCGGCCGTCGCCTTCTGGACAGGCGCGCTGGCACCGCTGGGCCTGGCGTTGAGGCACCAGCCGGCCGAGGCGAAGATTTTCCTTCGCCGGTTCTCGCGCACGATCCTGCCCATCGTTGCCGTGCTGGCGGCAAGCGGCATCGGGCTTGCGATTATCCAGGTGCAGGAGCCGGGTGCTCTGATCGGCACCGCTTACGGGCGTCTGCTGCTGCTGAAACTGGCATTGCTGCTGTTCCTGTTCACCCTGGCCTCCGTGAACCGCTGGACGCTGACCAAGCCGGCGGAGGCGGGCGACACGGAAGTGCAGAGGCGGCTGGTGCGCTCGATCGGCATCGAGACGCTGATCGTGCTCGCCATCCTCGGCGTCGTCGCCGGCTGGCGCTTCACGCCGCCACCACGTGCGCTGGCGATTGCCGCCGCCCAGCCGGCTTCTGTCCACATCCACACGCTGAAGGCAATGGCCGATCTCAGCATCACGCCCGGCCATGCCGGCCAGGTCGCCGCCTCGATCGTGATCATGACCGGCGATTTCGGCCCGCTCGACGCCAAGGCGGTGACGCTGGTTCTTTCGAAGCCGGACTCCGGCATCGAACCGATCAAGCGGCCGGCGACCAAGCCCGGCAACGGCACCTGGCGTGTCGACAACCTCGTCATTCCGATATCCGGCCGCTGGACAGCCCGGCTCGATATCCTCGTCTCGGATTTCGAACAGGTGAAGATCGAAGCGCCGATCGACATCCGATCGGAATAGGCCGATCATCGCGGAAGGACAAGAATTCGGCGAGGCGGTTGACGCCGCTGCGAAGGCCCGGCATTCATTTTCGCAAGAGTGCCCCAAAGCGGCATCAACAAGAAGATCCGAAAGCAGGGAAGAAACGATGGAAAAAGCCGAAATCGGGCTGATCGGCCTCGGCACGATGGGCTCCAACCTGGCGCTCAACATCGCCGAGCATGGGCACCGCATCGCCGTCTTCAACCGCACCGCGTCGCGCACCGATGCCTTTGTCGAGAGTGCCGGGGCGCTGAAGGACATGGTCGTTCCCTGCTACAGCCTGGAGGAGCTTGCCGCCGCGATCCGGCCGCCGCGGCCGATCATCATCATGGTGCTGGCCGGCAAGCCGGTCGACGAGCAGATCACTGCGCTGCGCGGCGTGCTTTCCAACAACGACATCGTCATCGATGCCGGCAACGCCAATTTCCGCGACACGATGCGGCGCTTCTCAGAGCTGTCCGGCTCGGGCCTGACCTTCATCGGCATGGGCGTGTCCGGCGGCGAGGAGGGCGCGCGCCATGGGCCGTCGATCATGGTCGGGGGCACCGAAGAGTCGTGGAAGCGGGTCGAGAAGGTGCTGACGGCGATCTCGGCCAAGTTCAAGGACGAGCCATGCGCCGCCTGGCTCGGCACCGACGGCGCGGGCCATTTCGTCAAGACGATCCATAACGGCATCGAATATGCCGACATGCAGATGATCGCCGAGATCTACGGCATCCTGCGCGACGGCTTGAGCATGGGGCCGAAGGAGATCGGCGCCGTCTTTGCCGACTGGAACAAGGGCCGGCTCAACTCCTACCTGATCGAGATCACCGCCAAGGTCCTCGCCGCCGACGACCCGAAGACGGGCAAGCCAGTGGTCGACATCATCCTCGACCGCGCCGGGCAGAAAGGCACCGGCAAATGGTCGGTGATCGAGGCGCAGCAGCTCGGCATTCCGGCAACGGCCATCGAAGCGGCGGTCGCGGCGCGGGTGCTGTCCTCGATCAAGGACGAGCGCCAAGCCGCCGAAAAGGCCTATGGCAATATCGGCGTCGAGAAGATTTCGGGCGACGAGGCGGTCCTACTGAAGGATCTGGAGCTTGCCTTGTTCGCCGGCAAGATCGCCGCCTATGCGCAAGGTTTCGCGGTGATGAGCGGCGCTTCGAGGGAGTTCAACTGGAACCTGCCGATGCCGACCATCGCCCAGATCTGGCGCGCCGGCTGCATCATCCGCTCGCAGATGCTGGACACGATGGCCGAAGCCTTCGGTTCGGGCGGGGCTTCCACCAATCTCCTGATGGCGCCGGCGTTCATTGACATGATGAAGGAAGCGCATCCCTCGCTCAGGCGGATCGTGGCGAAGGCATCGGAGGCCGGCTCGCCGGTGCCGGCGCTGGCCTCGGCGCTCGCCTATTTCGACAGCTATCGCCAGGGACGCGGCACCTCGAACCTGATCCAGGCGCAACGCGATTTCTTCGGCGCGCACGGCTTCGAACGGATCGGCGAGCAGGGGGCGTTTCACGGACCGTGGGGGAGTGGGGCGGCGTAGGCTTGGCTCCGCATGGCGTCGTCAAGCACCTTACTCGTCATCCACGGGTCTCCGCGTCCGCTTCGCTCCCGCTCCGCCCGTGGATGACGAAGGAAACCAAAACTAACCGCGATACGACAGCACCTCGCTCGGGATGCTGAGCGACTGCAGCGAGCCGGGGTCGGCGCCGGCGATCCAGCCGAGCACGGCGCGCGCAAGCTCTGAGCCGGCGAGCCTGAAATTCTCGTTGACGACGAGCAGCTCGCGCCGGAAAAGGTGCAGCAATTCCGACGATTGTTTGGACACCACGTCGACATCCCTGCCCAGCTTCAAGCCCGCGTCCTCGATGCCGGCGACAACGGCAAGCGTAGCGGCGGCGGCGCTGCTGACAATGCCGTCCGGACGGTCGTTGCGGCGCATCAATTGCGCGGTTCGCATCCTGATCTGATCGATCGAGTGATCGATGGAAACGCTGTTGAACGGAACCTCGCTGGCGCCGACCTCGCTCAAGGCATCGGCAAAACCGTTCAGCGTGTGACCGTAATAGGTGAGCCCGACCGGCGGCGTCACCAGAGCAAGGCGGCGCCGGCCGATGCCGGCTAGGTGGCGCACCGCTTCGCCGGCGAACGCATAGTTGTCGAAGTCGTGATAGGGGTGCACGAGGCCCATATCGGTGCGCCCATGCGTGGCAAAGGGAATGCCGCGCTCCAGCATGTAGCGGGCCCGCGGATCATTGGGCTGCGCGCGGGAAATGATGACGCCGTCGGCGGAACCCGTCTCGACCAGATAGCGCACCGGATCCAGCGGATCCTGCGAGCGCGAGTAGGGCGTGACGATCAAATGATAGGGCGTGTCGGCGATCACCTCGGAGACGCCGTAGATGATATCCGAGACGAAGCTCATGATTTCGTGCTCGGTGTTGAGCACCAGGCTGATGACGTTGGTCTTGCCGGTTCTGAGCCGCACGCCGGCGCGGTTCGGCCGGTAGCCGATCTGCTTGGCGACGAGCTGCACGCGACGCCTGGTTTCGGCGCCGATCTCGGGCGCGTCCTTCAGCGCGCGCGACACTGTGGTGACGCCGAGGCCCGTCATGAAGGCAAGCGTCTTCAGCGTCGGCCGTTCCTTGGCCGACGTCTCGCCGTCCGTCTTCGTCGCCCGTCTATCCATTTGTCCCGCCCATCAGGCGCATAGCAGCCGCGAGGCCAAGCTGCAATCGCGCAAGCCGACAATCGCGGTCTTCAACCCGCGCCACGGTTTAATATACTGAAACGTTACAGATTGCCAACGCTCGTGACTGAAGGGTCAGCCTTGATCGTCGCGACAAGAGGCTGGAAACACGGCGAAACCCACTGGATTCACAAGGACGGTCTCCTTTCTGGTGGATTTTGACACAAATGAGCTAACTCGAGCAGAGCTGGGCCATCCTGGAGGAAGAATTTTCTTCGCAACGCGAAAAAATCGTATGTCCGTTTCATTCGAGGGTTGCCTATCTCAACCATTTGCCGTATCGAAAATCTGTAACGTTTCAGATTCTGGGA
Protein-coding sequences here:
- the gndA gene encoding NADP-dependent phosphogluconate dehydrogenase, with the protein product MEKAEIGLIGLGTMGSNLALNIAEHGHRIAVFNRTASRTDAFVESAGALKDMVVPCYSLEELAAAIRPPRPIIIMVLAGKPVDEQITALRGVLSNNDIVIDAGNANFRDTMRRFSELSGSGLTFIGMGVSGGEEGARHGPSIMVGGTEESWKRVEKVLTAISAKFKDEPCAAWLGTDGAGHFVKTIHNGIEYADMQMIAEIYGILRDGLSMGPKEIGAVFADWNKGRLNSYLIEITAKVLAADDPKTGKPVVDIILDRAGQKGTGKWSVIEAQQLGIPATAIEAAVAARVLSSIKDERQAAEKAYGNIGVEKISGDEAVLLKDLELALFAGKIAAYAQGFAVMSGASREFNWNLPMPTIAQIWRAGCIIRSQMLDTMAEAFGSGGASTNLLMAPAFIDMMKEAHPSLRRIVAKASEAGSPVPALASALAYFDSYRQGRGTSNLIQAQRDFFGAHGFERIGEQGAFHGPWGSGAA
- a CDS encoding YcnI family protein, translating into MKRYLLAAGTVLALGTNAALAHITLETQEAAVGSTYKAVLRVPHGCEGKATTAVRVQIPEGVISVKPMPKPGWTLQTKKGRYEKSYQLYGETLTTGVKEVDWSGGDLPDEFYDEFVFRASLATDLPAGQMLYFPVVQECGDAADRWIEIPAAGQDEDALENPAPGIKLLPKK
- a CDS encoding copper resistance CopC/CopD family protein; protein product: MLMALLVLPGLAFAHAALLSTDPADGAVLAQSPTQFSLTFSEPVSPLVLTLVRPDGTQFALTSFRLDGQTLAIDNPETLKSGTHVLSWRVVSEDGHPVGGSVLFSIGAPGAAPVVSETVDWSLRIAIWAGKLFLYAGLFLGVGGAFAFGWLDGARHCGQRFVIGAVLCGLVAAPISLGLQGLDALGAPLARIAQPAVWKAALATSFSWTVLVALIAFGLALLSLLGPPVSRKLLALAGLAGVGAALAASGHASAAEPQWLTRPLVFLHASAVAFWTGALAPLGLALRHQPAEAKIFLRRFSRTILPIVAVLAASGIGLAIIQVQEPGALIGTAYGRLLLLKLALLLFLFTLASVNRWTLTKPAEAGDTEVQRRLVRSIGIETLIVLAILGVVAGWRFTPPPRALAIAAAQPASVHIHTLKAMADLSITPGHAGQVAASIVIMTGDFGPLDAKAVTLVLSKPDSGIEPIKRPATKPGNGTWRVDNLVIPISGRWTARLDILVSDFEQVKIEAPIDIRSE
- a CDS encoding LacI family transcriptional regulator — translated: MDRRATKTDGETSAKERPTLKTLAFMTGLGVTTVSRALKDAPEIGAETRRRVQLVAKQIGYRPNRAGVRLRTGKTNVISLVLNTEHEIMSFVSDIIYGVSEVIADTPYHLIVTPYSRSQDPLDPVRYLVETGSADGVIISRAQPNDPRARYMLERGIPFATHGRTDMGLVHPYHDFDNYAFAGEAVRHLAGIGRRRLALVTPPVGLTYYGHTLNGFADALSEVGASEVPFNSVSIDHSIDQIRMRTAQLMRRNDRPDGIVSSAAAATLAVVAGIEDAGLKLGRDVDVVSKQSSELLHLFRRELLVVNENFRLAGSELARAVLGWIAGADPGSLQSLSIPSEVLSYRG